In Sorangium aterium, the genomic stretch CGAACTCGCCGTGGAACGGGAACTTGTTGCTGTCCTGGTAATAGACCTTGGTGGGATCGTGCATCAGCACGGTGAACTTCACCCAGCCCGGCGTCTCGAAGGTCGCGGGCCAGGCGACGAAGGGCTCGAAGGGGAAGGTGATCTGGTTCTTCCAGTCCTCCGATGGAGTGATGTCGATCGGGTAGGTGTCGACGGGCCATGAAGCGCCGCCTCCGGCGCTCCCGCCATTCCCCCCGCCGTCGCCGCCCGCGCCTCCTTCGCCGCCGGTGGCGCCCCCGCTGCTCGTGGCGCCGCTGCCACCCGTCGCCTCTGACGAGTCCTCTCCGCAGGCGGCGAGCGTCCCCGCGCCGAGGAGCGCGAGCGCAAGACAAGCCGGTCGACCGATTCGCTGAAGTCTCATGAACAACATCGCGGTACAACTGCCGTGCCACCGTGCGATGAGCGGCGCCTCGGGGCTGCGCGGCGGGGCGTCGCTGTCGCGCGCGTGGCGCACGCAGGCACAGCCGTACGGCCGCGGCGCGGCCGCTCGCGCTGGCGCTGCTCGCGGCCACCCTGCCGATTTTTCTTGGGGTTTCAACCGGTTCGGCGTTCTACGATGCCGCCATGACCGAGCGGAGAGCGGCGCTGATCGTCAACCCTGCTGCGGGCCATGCGGGTGATGTGGTCGAGTCGCTGCCTGCCCGGCTCCAGCGCGAGCTCACGCTGAGCGTCTACGAGACGAGCGCGGATCGCTCTGCCGCCGCCTGCGCCGATGCAGCGCGCCGCGAAGGCGCTTCCCTGGTGATCGCGGCGGGCGGCGACGGGACGATCTCCAGCGTGGCGTCCGCGCTCCTCGGGACCGATGCGTGCCTGGGCATCCTGCCGCTCGGAACAGCGAACTCGATCGCGCACTCCCTGGGGATCCCCGACGACCTGGAGGGCGCGATCGAGGTGCTCGTCCACGGCGAGCCGACGCGCATCGACGCCGCCCGCGCCAATGGGAAGACCATGATCCTGCTCTCGGCGGTCGGGCTGCACGCCGACACGGTCGGCGAGACCCCGCAGGACGAGAAGCAGCGCTGGGGTGTGCTCGCGTACATCCGCACCGGGCTCAAGAAGCTGATGAGCCTCGAGCCGTTCGCGGTCGAGATCGAGACGGAGGACCAGCGGATCCACTGCCGTGCGGTCGCGGTGACCGTCGCGAACATGGCGCCTCCGCGCACCGTGCTGGCGCAGGGGCCGCCCGTCCTGTCCCCCGACGACGGGCGGCTCGACCTCACCATCGTGTCGGCCACGACGCTGGTCGAGGCGGTCGCGACCGGGCTGCACCTCCTGAGGACCGCGATCGACGGCGAGCCGGCCGAGCGCGACAACGTCGGTTTCCTCGCCGCCCGGCGGGTCAGCATCACCACCGAGCCGCCCCAGAACGTGCTCATCGACGGCGAGGAGTCCGGGACGACTCCGCTCGTGGTGGAGTGCCTCCCGCGCGCCCTGATGGTCATGGCGCCCCGCCGCGAGGAGGCGCGTGAGGCGCCGCCCGCCGCGGATGTCGAGGTGAAGCTCGCGGGCTTGCCCGAGCTCGAGGTCGAGCCGAAGCGGTGAAGCGCGCTCGGGCCACGAAGGCCCGGGGAAGAGCCGGACGACCGGGGCCGGATCGTGGTCGTGGTCGTTTACGTGGTCGTGGTCGTTTACGTGGTCGTGGTCGTTTACGTGGTCGTGGTCGTGGTCGTTCACGGCCTATCGTTGACGACCACGACCACGACCACGACCACGAC encodes the following:
- a CDS encoding YegS/Rv2252/BmrU family lipid kinase — its product is MTERRAALIVNPAAGHAGDVVESLPARLQRELTLSVYETSADRSAAACADAARREGASLVIAAGGDGTISSVASALLGTDACLGILPLGTANSIAHSLGIPDDLEGAIEVLVHGEPTRIDAARANGKTMILLSAVGLHADTVGETPQDEKQRWGVLAYIRTGLKKLMSLEPFAVEIETEDQRIHCRAVAVTVANMAPPRTVLAQGPPVLSPDDGRLDLTIVSATTLVEAVATGLHLLRTAIDGEPAERDNVGFLAARRVSITTEPPQNVLIDGEESGTTPLVVECLPRALMVMAPRREEAREAPPAADVEVKLAGLPELEVEPKR